The window CTGACAGGGCACCAGAAGTGGCTCCTTCTTCCAAGCATGAAGGCCTGAAAGGTATGCTCAGTCTGTTAACACCCAACCAACATTATCTTAACAATTCTAGTTCCACTTATAAACAGCAAGACCAAAATGGCGAAATATCAGAAAACTACAATTGCTAAGGATAAATAATCAATCAGGGAGGGAAGAGAGTGAGGGAACCTTATGTCAACAGAAAAGGCTAGATCTCGCAGCCGCGGTATTAAATAGATAGCTTCTCGTTCTGCTGGTGTACTAAAGATCATTTTCACAGGAAAAAAAATCGGCAAAATTAGCGGAGAGATGATACACTTGTACTGAGAGAGATGGGTGTCTGTGTGTGTGCAATCACTTTCAGGCGTTCATAGGGGGGCATACTTGAGAACAATTGAGGATGGCCCGAGACTTTGATGTAACCTATCATTAGCATGCATAAAGGCTAGACCTTTCATTGCACCCTGTAGGATATTAATGACAAAGATTCTCCTTCGTTTCATCATCTGGTCTTTTTCATAAGGATTCCATACTCCTTGGGAGCGAGCTCTGGATGTTTTTTCACTCGCATTTCGTGCGTAGTCAGCTGCACTATTTTTCCCACCATCACGAAATGCCAGCCACTGTATGAATAAAAAATGATTCAACCTATGTTCTATAATGTATTCAAAAATATCCACATACTTTTGTGCACTTTAGACTCAACAAACTACACTTATTAAGCGACTCAGAGATTGAAAGCCTGACCTGTTCTCCAAATTGTGTCTCAAAGCCACCAACAAGTAAAAGCAGATTAGCAGGCAGGCTTTTGCTCTGCATAGATAAGAAGAANcacaggaaaaaaaaaaatcgacaaaaTTAGCGGAGAGATGATACACTTGTACTGAGAGAGAGGGGTGTCTGNTAAGGCCAAATGAGATGTAATTGTACGAATCCATTTAGTAAATTTGGAATGGCTCTCTTTATCTAACCTGGAGAAAAGAGTGTGCATTAAGCTCGTTTGCTGCCATCATATCAGCCTCAACTCCACCAGCGCGCTTCCCTGGATAGACCTTTCCAAAGACGAGTATATgagacaacaaagaaaaagggaaaacaaattaaaatccgAAATGAAGTTTGATCCTAATTCTAATACTATAAGAACATTGTTCtgataatgtatacagattcaTAAAAATGGAGAAACAAGAGTATTTGCTATGGAGAATCGAATCACCTTAAAGACAACAGGTGTTCCTCTAAACGGACCCTGAGATATTCTTCCTTCATAGAGTCTGCAGACAAACTGCCGGGGCTAATACACTTTTTTAACttgaccaaaatataaatcaCCCGTGTAAAAATACATAACGCCGAAACTGCACCTGATCTTAACGCCGCCTTCACCAATATCTTGAGATTTTAATCGCCCAatatcatcagaagaagaagtatattCAAAGTCAGCCCCTGACTGCAACCCTGAATAACTAGGAGGGGTATGAAAAAGGTAAAAGCTTAGAAAAAACGAAGTAGAACAGGAAGCCATATACAATAAAAAGAGACCAACGGCAACGAGCTTAGAAGAATCTAGCAAAAAAGCAAAATGTGCAATAATTATAAGTTACAAAGTCCAGTGAGAGAGCAGAGTACCTAGTAACATTCATGAATCCGTAGCTTCCGATAAGCCGCCCTACCTCGAACGAGTCAGCGCTGGTGATCAAACCCGCCGCCACCACATGCAACCGCCGATTCCTTCCGCGCCAATTCGAAATCCGACGACCGGAGAATCCTTCGCCTGATGATTCTCGATGGATCAAAGAGAAACGCGAAACGCATTCCAAAGAAACGCGATGAACAGCGACCAGATTCATCCTTGTTTTCGCCGCTTCAGTTTCAAACTCCGATGATGATTCAGCGACTCTAGTGTGTCTGTGTCTCCCCCCCCCCCAGTACGGGAGATAAGagccaggaaaaaaaaagttttactcTACGTCCTACGTGGCTTTTTTATACAGATAATTAAATGATATTATAATCATATTACTTTTGACGGTGTATAATAGGCCACGTACGAAACTCACCCAGAaagtgattttgaatttttgatgaTGCTACCTGTACATTTAAACCGTTTTAAACCGAACTAAATTTCAAAATCTGCTGTAACATAACCGGAAGTGAATCGAACCGAAAGGCCCATACCTGTTTTCTCTACAAGTCCTTCTCCCTTTCTTCGGCTTTTTAATGGAAAAGATCAAGATTGAAGGGGTCTTTAgcacttgagagagagagagtgtttgTAAGGAGGTGTTTGAGCTCGGGAAGAAAGCAATTGATTGATCGTTCGATTTAGGTGTAAGTagttgttgctttttttttttttcattcggAGATATGGAATCGGTTCGAGAATCCGCACCGTCGGCGAATTCGAACACGCCGGCGGTAACTATACCGCCGCCGGTGAACTCTGTGCCGCCTTTCTTGAGCAAAACATACGACATGGTTGATGATCCATTGACAAATGAGGTCGTGTCTTGGAGCAGCGGGAACAACAGCTTCGTCGTCTGGAACGTGCCTGAGTTCTCCAAGGTGCTCTTACCCAAGTATTTCAAGCACAACAATTTCTCCAGCTTTGTCAGGCAGTTAAATACTTATGTAAGCAAGCTTCACTGTTTCTCTTGCtacactgatttttttttttttttcaaattctggTACAATTTGGAGGAAGTCTTGAAATGTTAAGGTGATCAGTCTTAGTTCAGTCTCTTCTAATAAGTGTTAAATCTAGATAGCAACTTACATAATAGATGTTTTCTACTATTCAGTTGGCGTTTTAGTTGTTGCCTTAAGCCAGTAGAAGTatgcatttttgttttatctggATTCAACTATATTAGCTTACCATGGTGGTTTATTAAATGAATCTTGATTCTTTTTGAAACCTTGTCAATCTTTTTTTAGTACTCACCAAAAGATTCCACAGAACTTTGCAGGCTCACTTTCACATGTATCTGAAGATTGGTTTCCTCAATTGCTTTCTGCCTTGTAGCTCTAAATCACAAAAATCATTAGCTTTGCTTTCGTTTGTATAATGTTCGTTCAGGTACATTTTGATAAACTAAGAACTATTGCTTTCCTTAATACCATGGTAGCAATATGCTGCAGCCGGACATAGTTTAATCTGATCTACCTGTTTATACCTTTTCGTACCATCCATTACTCAACTTCCACAAAATTCAAGCAACTTTGCATCGTTTGAAGTCTACAATTTGGATTTCGATCTCTATAACAAATagtctttctgttttcttatgtcTAGGGTTTCAGAAAAGTTGATCCAGATCGATGGGAATTTGCAAATGAAGGATTTTTAAGAGGCCAAAAACAACTACTCAAGAGTATTAGTAGGAGAAAAACTTCGCATGTGCAGCAGAATCAACAACAAACTCAAGTTCAGAACTCATCCGTTGGTGCTTGTGTCGAGGTGGGGAAGTTTGgactagaagaagaagtggaaagACTTAAGCGGGATAAAAATGTTCTTATGCAAGAACTCGTCAGATTAAGGCAGCAACAACAAGCTACTGAAAACCAACTGCAGAATGTGGGACAGAAAGTTCAAGTGATGGAGCAGAGGCAACAACAAATGATGTCGTTTTTGGCAAAAGCTGTTCAGAGTCCAGGTTTCTTGAACCAGTTAGTACAACAGAATAATGATGGCAGCAGACAAATTCCGGGAAGCAACAAAAAGAGGAGACTTCCTGGAGATGAACAGGAGAATTGTGGAACCCATGAGGCTAATGATCGTAACCGTCAGATTGTTAGATATCAGCCATCGATAAATGAAACAGCACAAAATATGCTTCGACAGTTCTTAAATCCGAGTTCCTCACCTCAGTATGAATCGGTTTCAAACAATTCTGACAGTTTTCTATTGGGTGATGTTCCCAGTTCTAACTCTCTAGACAATGGGAATCCTTCAAATAGAGTTTCTGGAGTAACATTGGCCGAGGTTTCACCCATGGCAGCTCCCTCAGCAACGAATCAAGTACCCGAAGTAAACTTGGCTCATCATCCTCAACCTGGTCTGGTTCAGCCAATTTTAGGTTCAAGTCTGGCTCAAGGAGTAGCACCTGCAGCTTCTTGGAGCTCTGAATCTGATTTAGTTGGATGTGAGACAGGTAATGGAGCGTGTTTCGATCCAATAATGGCTGCTTTAGATGCGTTAGAAGGCGATGCAATTTCTCCTGAAGGCGAGGGCAAGATGAATGAGTTACTGGACGGAATCCCTAAGCTCCCCGGAGTCCAGGATCCATTCTGGGAACAGTTCTTTTCTGATGAAAGCCAAGCGATTGGAGATACAGACGAGATTCTATCAGGATCAGTGGAGAATAATGACATGGTAGTGGAACAAGAACCACCTACAACAAATGAATGGTCACGGAATCAACAGCAAATGAATTATCTTACTGAACAAATGGGACTTCTTTCCTCAGAGGCACAGATGAAGTGAAGGTAAGAACATCGGTTCAGTTCACGACCTGCTTCTCTGCCTTTGTTGTAATGGTCTTGAGGGTTATCATCTGTTTCTCACTGATGTTGGTTTTCAGGTGAGGTTGTGAAAGGGAATATGAAAGGAGGAGGGAGGGATATACCAGAGGGTGTTTGTGCCCCTTTTGCATGTTACACAAAAGTTTTAACAAAGGTAGAAACGCAAAAGATTAGCTACCAAGTCTACCATGCTTGTAAATAACTTGAAATAGTGATCGCcttttatatgttgttttctATTGTACATTACTTTTGTGTGAAAACGTCCATCGTGTTCAATTATCATCTCGATACTATTTAATCCTGTGATCCCTGACAGATTACCAATTCAAGCCCAAGAAAAAGTATTTTCCtgtttataaaaacataaacgttTATATCTTTTGCTCATAAAGATCCTTACGATGGATTAATAATACATAACATTCACACGATGAGAAGTTAACGATCAGTTCGATTAAATGGGGAATGATGGAAGTATAAAGAATCTGTACAATAGATATATCTCTTTTATGGTCTTTGTATAATTTCATCGATAAGTCTTCGCTTGATGCTTGAAGATCGAAGCTTGTAGTTTGATAGTTGATGGTTAGACCAAGACGACGATGATGACAATGAGTAGCACAATCCCAAAAATGAGAATAAGTAGGCATGTC is drawn from Camelina sativa cultivar DH55 chromosome 8, Cs, whole genome shotgun sequence and contains these coding sequences:
- the LOC104705978 gene encoding heat stress transcription factor A-1b-like isoform X2 — translated: MFVQGFRKVDPDRWEFANEGFLRGQKQLLKSISRRKTSHVQQNQQQTQVQNSSVGACVEVGKFGLEEEVERLKRDKNVLMQELVRLRQQQQATENQLQNVGQKVQVMEQRQQQMMSFLAKAVQSPGFLNQLVQQNNDGSRQIPGSNKKRRLPGDEQENCGTHEANDRNRQIVRYQPSINETAQNMLRQFLNPSSSPQYESVSNNSDSFLLGDVPSSNSLDNGNPSNRVSGVTLAEVSPMAAPSATNQVPEVNLAHHPQPGLVQPILGSSLAQGVAPAASWSSESDLVGCETGNGACFDPIMAALDALEGDAISPEGEGKMNELLDGIPKLPGVQDPFWEQFFSDESQAIGDTDEILSGSVENNDMVVEQEPPTTNEWSRNQQQMNYLTEQMGLLSSEAQMK
- the LOC104705975 gene encoding uncharacterized protein LOC104705975 isoform X2; its protein translation is MNLVAVHRVSLECVSRFSLIHRESSGEGFSGRRISNWRGRNRRLHVVAAGLITSADSFEVGRLIGSYGFMNVTSYSGLQSGADFEYTSSSDDIGRLKSQDIGEGGVKIRLYEGRISQGPFRGTPVVFKVYPGKRAGGVEADMMAANELNAHSFLQSKSLPANLLLLVGGFETQFGEQWLAFRDGGKNSAADYARNASEKTSRARSQGVWNPYEKDQMMKRRRIFVINILQGAMKGLAFMHANDRLHQSLGPSSIVLNTPAEREAIYLIPRLRDLAFSVDIRPSCLEEGATSGALSEQLWRRATASGAFTVFEKRAFGIADDIYEAGLLFAYLAFVPFCEAGVMDSLSLQRLLENTFRLDMEAVREYCLADERLEEAVKFLDLGDRAGWELLQAMLNADHRKRPMAEAVLTHRFLNGI
- the LOC104705975 gene encoding uncharacterized protein LOC104705975 isoform X1, which translates into the protein MNLVAVHRVSLECVSRFSLIHRESSGEGFSGRRISNWRGRNRRLHVVAAGLITSADSFEVGRLIGSYGFMNVTSYSGLQSGADFEYTSSSDDIGRLKSQDIGEGGVKIRLYEGRISQGPFRGTPVVFKVYPGKRAGGVEADMMAANELNAHSFLQSKSLPANLLLLVGGFETQFGEQWLAFRDGGKNSAADYARNASEKTSRARSQGVWNPYEKDQMMKRRRIFVINILQGAMKGLAFMHANDRLHQSLGPSSIVLNTPAEREAIYLIPRLRDLAFSVDIRLSIPFRPSCLEEGATSGALSEQLWRRATASGAFTVFEKRAFGIADDIYEAGLLFAYLAFVPFCEAGVMDSLSLQRLLENTFRLDMEAVREYCLADERLEEAVKFLDLGDRAGWELLQAMLNADHRKRPMAEAVLTHRFLNGI
- the LOC104705975 gene encoding uncharacterized protein LOC104705975 isoform X3; this encodes MLLGLQSGADFEYTSSSDDIGRLKSQDIGEGGVKIRLYEGRISQGPFRGTPVVFKVYPGKRAGGVEADMMAANELNAHSFLQSKSLPANLLLLVGGFETQFGEQWLAFRDGGKNSAADYARNASEKTSRARSQGVWNPYEKDQMMKRRRIFVINILQGAMKGLAFMHANDRLHQSLGPSSIVLNTPAEREAIYLIPRLRDLAFSVDIRLSIPFRPSCLEEGATSGALSEQLWRRATASGAFTVFEKRAFGIADDIYEAGLLFAYLAFVPFCEAGVMDSLSLQRLLENTFRLDMEAVREYCLADERLEEAVKFLDLGDRAGWELLQAMLNADHRKRPMAEAVLTHRFLNGI
- the LOC104705978 gene encoding heat stress transcription factor A-1b-like isoform X1, producing the protein MESVRESAPSANSNTPAVTIPPPVNSVPPFLSKTYDMVDDPLTNEVVSWSSGNNSFVVWNVPEFSKVLLPKYFKHNNFSSFVRQLNTYGFRKVDPDRWEFANEGFLRGQKQLLKSISRRKTSHVQQNQQQTQVQNSSVGACVEVGKFGLEEEVERLKRDKNVLMQELVRLRQQQQATENQLQNVGQKVQVMEQRQQQMMSFLAKAVQSPGFLNQLVQQNNDGSRQIPGSNKKRRLPGDEQENCGTHEANDRNRQIVRYQPSINETAQNMLRQFLNPSSSPQYESVSNNSDSFLLGDVPSSNSLDNGNPSNRVSGVTLAEVSPMAAPSATNQVPEVNLAHHPQPGLVQPILGSSLAQGVAPAASWSSESDLVGCETGNGACFDPIMAALDALEGDAISPEGEGKMNELLDGIPKLPGVQDPFWEQFFSDESQAIGDTDEILSGSVENNDMVVEQEPPTTNEWSRNQQQMNYLTEQMGLLSSEAQMK